The genomic DNA CCGTGGTTAAAAAAGAAAGTACGTTTCCATGGTTTTTCCCGCACTTTTCTTTTGGGCAAAGTAAAAATTCAGTGGAGAGACAACATGCTGCTTTTTAACATTAGCTTGTTTAACATTCCCCAGTACAGTATACTGCATAAAAATGTACAAGTTACAAGCAGATTTGTTAGTATAgtttaagattaaaaaaaacaacttcaCAGAAGTAAATAATTTAGCTGAATAccttatatataaaacaatactTATGCAAAACTACAAACCATATCTCCTAAAGAGTtggtacattttataaaatgcaattaaaacaacaatctgtgatttgttaattcttttaaacctttattgtactcagaaaagaacaaaaaattattttaatgttttcgtttattaataaaaacttattttgaatttcatgcctgcaacacactcaaaaacagGGACAGAATaagagtgaacattttatagaATTATAAAgtaacattgttttaaacatttcaaaataagcagatgaattggtaacaggtgagtgtatcatgattgGAAGGATCctccaaaggctcagtctttgcaaataaattaggtcattcaccatctaccatacataatattgtgaaaagattcaggaaatttggagaaaaatttgtgtgtatataatcagAGCTGAAAACCATGCAGAAACCTTCATGCTGCTGTGACAAACATACCCACATGAGCTCTGGAGTACTTCAGACAACAGTTCTCACTTAACACAATTTGTCGTGCATCAAAAAATGCAGGTTGAAACTCAATGCAAAACTCAAAAGGCTGTTTCTCAAAAAGAAAGTCATACATTAATTCTTTTTTGTGGAAatctttttgtacttttgtcatttAGATAATGGCTCAAGACTTCTGCAGATCATTAACCATAAcctactaaaaatgtttgactcTCACAATCCTTTTTTAACGTGTAAGGGAATGAAATGCATTTGCATCTTTGAGGTTCATAAcagactttatttttttttatttttatttttttttacccctttttctccccttttagcgcatccaattgttcaattagcatcgtgcttcctctttgtctatgccgaaccctgccctgacggaggtgattgaagctaacccgtatcccctccgaaacacgagcagcagccagatgcatctttgccacccacacattgacgagtttggcgccacctagcgttgcatgcggagagacacaccctaagggcaccccctcccatctctgtgtaagcgcctccaatcagccggcagagaacacaatcgcattctgacagaaagagacccacatccggttctttgtcccaccccccacatgagcaaccggccaatcgttgctcatatagccactcagcttcgaaccggtaaagcaaggctggattcgatacgacgcttctcagaatccagccctggttgcagcgcgtttctttttaccgctgcgccacctgagcggcatgttCATAACAGACtttgttgttttatatttttatctacTGCCttaacagtatacagtataatggcATTTTAAGTATGTAGCTGTTTATGATTTATAAAGGTCAACATTTCATTTGTTGATGTTGATGCTGTTGAGCCTACTGCACAGATAAAGCCAGGACATGCCATGTTTATTGCATCGGTATTACAGATTAGAGCCCTATAACATTGAGCTGATGTTACAGTGCTGTGCTTTCATAGACTTTACCAGGAAACATAgtagaatataaaaataatttacaaataagttATAGTTGCACTGAAAATAGTGTctatttataatacattttaatttaatactagtatataaatataaacctcttagatgtgatTTAATGCTGCAACTAGTTTTTAATCTTTTAGTTCACTCCATAACTATCAGTtccatttatattatttagttGTATTTGTATGATACTTTTTAGAACCTAAAATTGTAATAACTTAAACTGTCTTATCTGTTAAgtagaagaaaccttgagaggattAAGAGCTTAAAATAAACTTAACCTCTTTGAGCATCCAAGAACAACATATCTACAAAAAATGGCAAAACCATTAAAGTTTATGTAGgaatttttcttttcattttaatgattttacaaGCGCTCTGGCTCTGGCTTCCCCAGAATAACTAGGCACAAAGCAGAAACACACCAAGGACAGGATGCCAAGCTACTGCAGGGCCTTACCCATCGCcaaaacaccacacaaacaccttAGACattgccagtcatgtctgtttaCCAAACACGACAAACATCCACAGTGGACAAAAATAGCCAGAATGTAAATATAGAAAAGTAAAAGGTAAATGTGATACACAAGCAAGAGTAAGTGAGTGTAGTCTGTAAAAAATACCCCCTTTAGTTCCATAAACTGCTTTTCCATCTTCTATCATTGCTTAGAATAAATTAGTTTCCTGTTTATTCCCTTCTTTGCTCCTACACTTCAGGACATTTATAgattacttaataaataaaattgtcctTTAATAGTAGGTTTTGAAATAAAATGCTGTGTTCTGATTGCCTTTAGGTGATGTACTTCAGCTCCCTTTTTCCATATTTGGTGCTGATCTGTTTCCTGGTGAGGGCACTTTTACTCAAAGGATCCGTGGACGGCATCATTCACATGTTTACACCCAAGGTAAGAGACTGAGCCAGCtaagtgtgcgtgtgtatgtttATGCAAGTGGGCATGTTTTATGCATAATGCAAGCGCCATTACTTGAATGGTGGTAACCATAGTTACAACTGTTAAGCGCAATTAAAATACCACGCTGAACCTGGGACACCAACAGTACATCAGAGTTTCAACAATCACTGACAAATTGTTCATCACTGATTCATCCATGTGTTTCTGTAGTGTTTACTACAATACTGTCCAAACAGTAGCAGTAACTACGGAAGCACACTGTGCTGTCCAGGCATTTAGAATTCATCCAGGCTGTGATGCACTCACTGATCATGTCCCTGATGTACGGAAACCGGTAGAAAAGCAAAATAATCCAAAATGTGAATTCTGTAACTGAAATAAGTCACGTAAGTCACTGAAATCCTGTGAGATAATGGATCTTAGCCCTAATAGCCCCAATTCTTTTACTAATGTAATAATGCTTAATTCTACCAGAGCTTCTGAAAAATCTCATATTTTAGACTGAATTAAGGTCTGGTTATTTGACTGGCTGTGTTCTAATAATTCTCATTAAATCAGTTTTTCTCTACAGACTGCTAATCAGAACAGAAAAActgcatttatattattaaaattataatcaGTGCACATGTAGATCTCTGCATAACTGTTTTCATGACATAATTGCTACTCTGATGTGGTCAGGAGGAGCTTTGATATACCACACAAGGACCTACATTTACTTTCAATGTTGTGGTGGATGGGTAAACCATAAACAATAACTTTTCTTAAGCAATTCCTGAGGGGGGCGCAAAAGGTGCTACCAAAATTACTGTTGGTTTAAATACCaagaatggcctgtagatggcAGACCTTTAGTCTTTAAAATCTGACATACAGTAGTTATTTTTAGTTATATTTTGTTCCCAGGATTTCCACCCCTGATACAACATATAATGCAGTTTTATTGTCCCTGTTGTATActtttaatactgttattggCCAAACATTAACAAAGGTAAAATAAGTGAAactgatgatggtgtgtgtgtgtttgtgtttggtctTTATCAGCTTGAGATCATGCTGGAAGCTAAAGTATGGCGTGAAGCAGCTACACAGGTTTTCTTCGCTCTGGGTCTGGGCTTCGGCGGTGTCATCGCCTTCTCCAGCTACAACAAGCGCAGCAACAACTGCCATTTTGATGCCGTTCTTGTCTCTTTTATCAACTTCTTCACATCTGTCCTGGCCACGCTGGTGGTGTTTGCTGTGCTGGGTTTTAAAGCTAACATTATGAACACCAAGTGTGTTGAGCTGTGagtacacaaacatacatgagCTATACATTAACTAGGGCATTAATAATGCCCATCAGTAATTAATGTCCATCTTAAAGTCCCCAAGAACTCAAAAACAGAATTTGCAGTGTGCACTTCATCCAGTGGCAGTGAAATTCTAagcctttttgtttgtttattttacttcaATGGCTGCTTAATACGAATACCTTTTATAATCATTGTACAAGTACAACTTAGGAAATAGAATAGATATGTACAAAATAGTccaggaatatatatatatatatatatatatatatatatatatatatatatagtattacTCCAGTGGAGAAAGTATAAGGCTCCCGGTTTCCATATAAAGTGTCGTGCATTAAAGTGAACTATATGCAATAGCAATTGCAATTAAacatatattatactatactttgCATAATATACCAACTACACATAATATGTGCAATAAATGATGCAATAATGGCATATGGTATCctgttaaatgttttataaaatgttcagAGTGCCAGATTCATCTGGCTGTAATTTGCCCTTATTTATAAAATTCTTATAGCAACAACAAACTGTGACCTAATTAATCCTAAAAACACCTATTTTGTTGCAATTATTCTCAGAAACACAAAGAAGATTATTGGTTACCTGGGCAACGAGATAAATCGTGACTTGATACCGCATCACATCAACTTCAGTCATGTGACTGTAGAAGATTACCAGAAGATGACTGACATTATCCGTAGCGTGTTGGAGAAAGATTACCCTCATCTGGGCCTGGATACCTGTGATATCAAAGAGGAGCTTAACAAGGTAAGAAAAAGCTTATAAGCTAGTccaaattatttttgttatatataggtcattttttactttatatatCAGGGAGCACTGTCATGCTGAAAGAGACCACCTCCATTAGTTTTATCATATTGATCTGTCAGAATAGCGCAGCTACTGGAATGGGGTCTTGGAACCTGGGTTTAAACCCTGGCCTGTCACATTCtttctgtgtttatgtgtgtgtcagGGTACTCTGTTTCACTACTTCCCACAACATGCACAAGGTGGCGTGGTTGCTAAAAAATTGTCACGTGTATAGAAGTGAATTACTTAATTTGTTTCCATGCAGTGGCCTTTTGCTTTTTACTTCTGTGGCTGCCCTGACAAAAAAAActgttagtaaaaataaatgaagaaatttATAAGTCAAGTTAATGTGCATGATATTATATTATCAATAAGGAATGTTTCATTGTGACAAGCCAGTATGAAGGGTAAGAGATTTTAGCAGAGCATTTTCACATGATTAATGCAGTGGAAATAAAGGCGGAACTGCTGAAGTGATGCTTTACTCTCCTGTTGACAAAAGAAAAACCACAGACAGCAGTGACTCTGAGTCACAGAGCTTTGTTCAGAGCACAGACTGGATTAGGCTTTTATATGTGGTAATGTTCAGAGGGAAACTGTCAGGacctatacacatacacatacatacatctgtgcatacttgtgtgtgtgttgttcagTTCCATGTTCCATGTTTACCTACTCGTAAATATATACCTACttccctcacagcaagaaggtcctgggttccagtCCCAGGTGgagttctccttgtgtctgtgtgggtttcctccaggagctctggtttcctcccacagtacaaagacatgcaagtgaggtgaattggagatacaaaattgtccatgactgtgtttgacttgaactgatgaatcttgtgtaaccagtaactacttgtcctgtcatgaatgtaaccaaagtgtgtaaaacatgatgataaaatcctaataaataaataacaaacacaattcaaagcaaataaatccttcatcCATCTCAGCTTAGCAAAACTGAAACTGTTTGTTTCAGCAGGAAAATCATAACTTGCATGAATGCACTTTTTCCAGTGTGTTCAGAGAAGTTCCATGCtttcaaataaacaatatattgtAATGCAATAAAGCTCCAGTCTAAAAGTGGAGTACCAGTTCTGGCTTAGAATGTCACTAAACAAACTGCATGTCTTCAAAGTCACAAAGAAAACATTCAAAACACAGAATGTAGTTTAAATGTTATTGTACATTAAAAGCCAAAGTAATTATTAAAGTACTTACTCTGATCACTCTCTGACAGGCAGTGCAGGGCACAGGACTGGCCTTCATCGCCTTCACTGAAGCTATGACCCACTTCCCAGCCTCCCCGTTCTGGTCTGTCATGTTCTTCCTCATGCTAGTGAATCTGGGCCTGGGCAGCATGTTCGGCACAATTGAAGGCATCATCACACCCATTGTGGACACTTTCAAAGTGCGCAAGGAGTATCTTACAGGTATGAGAAAAAAAGACCATCCGAGGCAATGCAAGACTGCAGACATTTAAGATCTAGGTGTAAACTCACAGGAGTGCCCATAATGAATAgttaataaatgtacaataaatcaataaacgTAATGCAAGCGTAGTACATTTCTGTTTTAAATCTCCTCACTGAGGAAACTGATTAAACTGTATATCCTGTAGTTCATAGTTTCAATAAGTGcttatgtttttttctgcttttcACAGTTGGCTGCTGTGTACTGGCGTTCAGTATCGGTCTGATCTTTGTTCAGCGATCAGGCAACTACTTTGTGGCCATGTTTGATGACTACTCTGCTACGCTGCCCCTTCTCATCGTGGTCACTCTGGAAAACGTGGCTGTAGCCTGGGTCTACGGCACTGAAAggtactacatttacatttatggcatataGCTGacgatttgagcaattgaaCATTACAggcctttctcaggggcccaacaggggcaacctttggattactagtctagtattaaccactgagctactactgctgtaacaaagacATTTACGTTTATTCATAGCGAATTACAATTGTGAACAAATATAATCAAAGCAGTTGAGGGTAGTAAatagtagtaaaaatgaatccaGGGAATACAGGTAACTTCTACACATTTTGGTGCACAATTACTGTATTTGTTAAGTTCAACATATTTAATAAATCATGAAATGAGCAAAATGGCATATTAACTATTATTTTACACTTATTATTGTTGCAGTAGGTTTAATTCAACTAACCAATAAACACTGgccaacaaaatataaagaatgtTGTATCAAAATATGCagttatataattttatttcttgttaATCAAAGTATGGACAAGTTGTGTGCAAATGTTTGCATAACACACTACAGTAATACAgtaaagtacattttaaatatgaggAACACAATGTATGATAATTATTCAGTAGACTGATTAATTATTACTTATTTCTGGAGCAGACTATGACAAACTGCATGaaaattgttctatttctgCGTGTATAGTCTTTCAATATTTCACTAAAACCTGCTTGTTATTGTCCTCCAGGTTTTTTGaggatctgaaggatatgctgggCTTCACTCCTTTTCGTTACTATTACTACATGTGGAAGTATGTAACCCCTCTGTTGCTGATGGCTTTGATGGTTGCTAGTGCTATCCAGCTGGGCAAGACACCCCCAAGCTACAGTGCCTGGATTCAGGAACTGGTGAGTCCCACCGTGCTTGTGGTTTAGTTTAGAGAAATTCCCCCGAATCACCATCTTATTTTCTCTCAAATCAGACAAAAGTCGTCACTTAACAGTTTATAACGTCTACATGCAACTAATAAACCATTAATAATACGACTAGAGAAAAAAATTGTCAACTCAGTTCCTTAACTCTGAGTTACTACTTAGACCCCTAGatacatattttaatatatttaaaaggAAGAGGGCAccttaggtggcacagcagtaaaatatgctagcaaaccagagctgacatctcaaacttgtcGGTTCatatctcggctctgctactatCAGGCTGGGCGcttacacaaacaatgattggcttgttgttcgggggggggattcctcataactgagcactTACGACCTCGGCTGGCTGATTTATGTCGTCTGCACAGAGGGGGGATAATGAAGATTAGTGTGTGATCCAAAAAATAACTCAAAAAGATGCagacggctactgcacacgtgccagagtgttagtcacggctctcctcagtcggaGTGGAGggcagcatcagtagagaggaagcgtaatgcagtcgggtaattggatacgactagattgggaggaaaaagttTGGGGGCGTTTAACTCGTGTCTTTTCTTAAAATGATCACACGTTTTTTTCATGGTAACATTTACAAATCATTACAAAACACAACCAATATGCAGAGCCGACATTACACTGATGGAACTCACCTGTTTGTCCTTGTTGTTTGGCACTAGAATTCAGCTGccttgtgtgtgtttcaggctcAAGAGCAAACGCTCAGTTACCCGCCATGGGGCTTGGCTCTCTGCATCACGCTGGTGGTGGCAGCCATTTTGCCTGTGCCTGTGGTGTTTGTGCTGCGCTACTGTAACTTGATCGATGAGCAGTCCAGCGGCGCGTCCTCAATTGCCTACCAGAAGGGCCGGATCATTAAGGAGAGCGTACACAGAAAGAGGGAGGATGAGGAAGGAGACGACACCAGTCTGATCCATGGAAAGACACCAAGTGAAGCCCCATCTCCGATGCCCCCTATCCGCAAGCAGAGCAGCTCCACGGGTCCAGCAGAGCCCGACTCCAACGGTCACTTTACCGCCGAATATCTTATGCCTGACATGCCGGAGTCCAATTTATAGACAAATAATGATTTGTGACTCTCGAGCTTGTTGCTTACATGTGAACTCGCATCTTCCGATATCATTTAAAGAATCTGTTAACGAAGCCCTTCCTTTCTCTTAAATGTCCCTGGGAAGCTTCACAGTTTGAATGTGGGAGCAAAAAGCTGcagatgtaaaaaaatatgtacaggCTAAAGGCTAATCTTCTTACCATCATACTCGAATGACAGATTTTGATTCAAACTTTCTATTGCttcaaattctttctttgcttcAAAGCTACAAAGTGGATAAGCATGGACGCCTCCACTAAAGcttgtctttattttttccaTCCAAACACCTAAAGATAATGACTGAATGATTTATAGTCACTTGTTATTGATAGAACCAACTGCTCTATCTGTATTTCAATTGATCTTAAGTACATTCTTTGGTTTCTCCTAGAGGTCGAGCCAAACGCAGCAAGCTTACTGAGAGAAAAATCAAAACCAGGAGTGAATCCTGGGTAAAATTCTAGTTAGAGCATTTTAAATGCTACCATCCAACAATATAATCATCCAAATGGCTCAAATTAAAATAGCACAGCACATTACCTAGTAAGAAGACGGCGTGTGTGACAGAAAGACAAAACAGCTTCCGTAGAGGTATGTTAATAATATCCCAGATTTTGTGTTGCATCCCTTAAGACTTAAAATATCAGTCACTGATTTCAAATTACAAATCATATTTCTTTTACTTTACCCTCAATAACGATTTCCTTCCATTCGTCATCATAATGTCTTGAGTACATTACGTTTTCTtgtatttcattcatttattcatttttagaaCCACTGGCCACAAGGATTTAGCAACACAATCAGACAAACTAGTCACACCTAAGGGCAATTAGACCAGCCAATGCCCCCTTTTTCATGTATTTAAAAAGGTAGGAGGAAACAGGTTGGGAGAACAGCAAAAACTTTGTACAGGTGGTGACGGAAAGCGAGAATCAACCCCAGCACTCCAGGAACAGTGTTGCTTTGTGGCACCCACTTAACCAGCTACAGCACCATGCTGCCCCCTGTATCATATACATATTTGTAGATAGATTAGATGAACCATGCAATCCCAATACGATAATGAGTGTAGCTTATTTTTATTCTGCTAAGAATTTACTGTGAATAGAGATCAAGTAAGGGCAGTTACTGTCCACCCACAATGAAATTAGAAGCAGTTTAGTTtgcttaaaaatacatttagatgTACCATGTTCCTAAAATGCGTGATAAAATCATgcaaaattaaatatttgcCGAATCCCTGATAATGTGCACTGTACTAATGACATGTACACTCCAAATGATTGTTCTGATAATGTGTGCCTGATCAAGTCAGATTTGTTTATACAATATGGCTGTACAGTAAATGAAAAGTATTCTGTAAATatctaatataaatatttatctgAGGATAGTTTGGCTATTGCGACATCTTTTTAGTAAGAAGTGCTAAAATCCTAAACATGTATTTCATGTGACAACTGATCAactgtaaatatttaatttttcatgACAATTCTTTGACTCGTCCCTTTTTTCAGcattgcaaataaaaatgtcaaACACATCAAGGCAAGTcactttattgtttgtttaatgtGTACAAGAACTGTTTAACAAGGCTGTTTATTACAGATGATTACCACACACAGTCAATTGATAaattttgcacatttttaaatgttactaTTTTCAACACAAATTACTGCAAAGCACTGCCTAAATCACACGTTTAAAAACAAcccaaaaattaaaatcagtagCATGAGTACATATGAATCTAGTTTTAAAAACCAATAGTTTAAAAATCAAACTTATCACAACTGTACCCAGTCTGAGGTAATTTTACAAACAAGCAattaaaacaaagtaaaattcctaaaactataaaaaaacaaacaaaactgtttCTGTTTCTACACCCTGATCCATAAAACTAGATCTGGACCGTGATCTGATTTGTTTTAGCTAACGGAGTAACTGTGTGAACTAAAGTAATATAGTGCAAACAACCACACAAATGTCTTGTTATGCAGGTAATCATTACAGCAGCTGATATGATAGTGGTGGAgaattttttaaaatctttCATGCTCCCGTTATCTCTCTTACTCATTACTTAATTAAAAAACCTACAGCAGGATGTGCCTATTTGGCCTTGGCAAAGCCCACTTGGTTGTTCTCACGATCAAACACGGTGTAGTACTGCCCAATGAACACGTCACCTAAAATCCAGAGTGGTCCGGCAGGAGGAGGGATATCCAAAGCCATGAATCCACTTAGACAGATTTCCTTACCAGCCTGGctctcctgcacacacacacacacacacacacacacacacacacaca from Trichomycterus rosablanca isolate fTriRos1 chromosome 11, fTriRos1.hap1, whole genome shotgun sequence includes the following:
- the slc6a15 gene encoding sodium-dependent neutral amino acid transporter B(0)AT2, which gives rise to MLKNSRAVKRELDDDVTESVRDLLSNEDACDEAFKKSSLIVQDVGKCVERPVEEGLEEPEEEEEDEGEERPAWSSKLQYILAQVGFSVGLGNVWRFPYLCQKNGGGAYLVPYLILLVVIGIPLFFLELSVGQRIRRGSIGVWNYISPRLGGIGFASCLVCFFVALYYNVIISWSLFYFSQSFQQPLPWHACPLLKNQNSTYVVPECEKTSATTYFWYREALDISNSISESGGLNWKMTLCLFAAWAMVCLAMIKGIQSSGKVMYFSSLFPYLVLICFLVRALLLKGSVDGIIHMFTPKLEIMLEAKVWREAATQVFFALGLGFGGVIAFSSYNKRSNNCHFDAVLVSFINFFTSVLATLVVFAVLGFKANIMNTKCVELNTKKIIGYLGNEINRDLIPHHINFSHVTVEDYQKMTDIIRSVLEKDYPHLGLDTCDIKEELNKAVQGTGLAFIAFTEAMTHFPASPFWSVMFFLMLVNLGLGSMFGTIEGIITPIVDTFKVRKEYLTVGCCVLAFSIGLIFVQRSGNYFVAMFDDYSATLPLLIVVTLENVAVAWVYGTERFFEDLKDMLGFTPFRYYYYMWKYVTPLLLMALMVASAIQLGKTPPSYSAWIQELAQEQTLSYPPWGLALCITLVVAAILPVPVVFVLRYCNLIDEQSSGASSIAYQKGRIIKESVHRKREDEEGDDTSLIHGKTPSEAPSPMPPIRKQSSSTGPAEPDSNGHFTAEYLMPDMPESNL